One genomic window of Apteryx mantelli isolate bAptMan1 chromosome 35, bAptMan1.hap1, whole genome shotgun sequence includes the following:
- the BLVRB gene encoding flavin reductase (NADPH), with amino-acid sequence MATCKNIVIFGATGMTGLATLAQALDAGYTVTVLVRDPARLPPEHRPARVVVGDVLNPADVDKAVQGQDAVIIILGTRNDLSPTTMMSEGTRNIVAAMKAHGIRKVVVCLSAFLMWDLQKVPPKLQPVTEDHIRMHRILQESGLDCVSVMPPHIADDQPLTGDYTVTVNTSGGSRVISKHDLGHFFLQCLTTSEYDGKNVYLSRHYAKV; translated from the exons ATGGCCACCTGCAAGAACATCGTCATCTTCGGTGCCACCGGCATGACCGGGCTGGCCACGCTGGCACAGGCGCTGGACGCGG GGTACACCGTGACGGTGCTGGTGCGGGACCCGGCGCGGCTGCCCCCCGAGCACCGCCCGGCCCGCGTGGTCGTGGGCGACGTGCTCAACCCCGCCGACGTGGACAAGGCTGTGCAGGGCCAGGACGCCGTCATCATCATCCTGGGCACCCGCAACGACCTGA GCCCCACCACCATGATGTCCGAGGGCACCAGGAACATCGTGGCGGCCATGAAGGCCCACGGCATCAGGAAGGTGGTCGTGTGCCTGTCGG CCTTCCTCATGTGGGACCTGCAGAAGGTGCCCCCCAAGCTGCAGCCGGTGACGGAGGACCACATCCGCATGCACCGCATCCTGCAGGAGTCGGGGCTGGACTGCGTCTCCGTGATGCCGCCGCACATCGCCg ACGACCAGCCGCTGACGGGCGACTACACGGTGACGGTGAACACGTCCGGCGGCTCCCGCGTCATCTCCAAGCACGACCTCGGCCACTTCTTCCTGCAGTGCCTCACCACCTCCGAGTACGACGGCAAGAACGTCTACCTCTCCCGGCACTACGCCAAGGTCTAg
- the SPTBN4 gene encoding spectrin beta chain, non-erythrocytic 4 — protein MAAVAAELDNMDVQQQNNNSAWESPDPRGWDDAAATAKLFECSRIKALADERDAVQKKTFTKWVNSHLARVSCRITDLYADLRDGYVLTRLLEVLSGEQLPKPTRGRMRIHSLENVDKALQFLKEQRVHLENVGSHDIVDGNHRLTLGLIWTIILRFQIQVIKIKTEDNRETRSAKDALLLWCQMKTAGYPEVNIQNFTTSWRDGLAFNALIHKHRPDLIDFHKLTKSNATYNLQQAFNTAEQQLGLSKLLDPEDVNMEDPDEKSIITYVVSFYHYFSKMKALAVEGKRIGKVLDQAMEIEAIIERYEALAAELLAWIQHTITIISNQKFANSLAGVQQQLQAFTAFCTLEKPVKFQEKGNLEVLLFTIQSKLRANNRKLYVPSEGKSISDINKAWTCLEKAEHEREVSLRNELIRQEKLELLAQRFDHKAAMRETWLNENQRLVSQDNFGYDLPAVEAAMKKHEAIEADISSYQERIQVVVELALEMESEGYYDTKRISAQKDNILRQWGLLTELVRARRARLEQNLALQKIFQEMVYMIDWMEEMQVLLVSKDFGKHLLEVEDLLQKHGLLEADISAQTERVQALNAAALKFSELEGYQPCDPQIICNRVNHVQTCLEELGELAGKRRKELEDSRQLWAFFQEMEEAEAWIREKEQILAAKTCGRDLSSVLTLTSKHKTMLGELGSRRALLHQTMKRGEQILAKKRFSPSGIQEKIREVRLRWKKLEEVTGLHQQRLQEALNFFQFSAETDDLVAWLQDTYRIVSSDDFGHDDYSTQALLRKHRAVVEEVEKHRAAVLALRKQLALLAPEHQQGVDVQIRIVEVEQLYGEVAEVAVLRQQWLQDALAVYRMFSEVHACEVWIDEKEQWLEKMEVPEELDDVEVVQHRFESLDQEMNSVMGRILDVNQVVQQLVEGGHPSADEVRSCQDHLNSRWNRVVELVERKKEQLGAVLKIQNYLLECSEIKAQVREKRKAIEATQSGGSDLGGVLALQRRLSTMEAALVVLEPRLVELQQEGEVLAAAHPARALEILLPFEQISEEWEALKRALQGCEDSLTVAGRLQQFIQDLDNFLTWLVKTQAAVAAEEVPSSLADAEQLLSQHAALKEEINGYEEDYAKIQAVSDLLALEETEIPYLSLQQWLQKLDAGWNKLLQTWETRREVLVQSHVFHLFLRDVKQCEACLYNQESTLAHAELPDTVEAVGNAIKKHKDFTTTMDLNLQKIQLALQAGESLQRQGNLYSDRVAERMEALRAKSHHNYQLAQEWMQRLNDHLELQQFLQDCHELDGWIGEKVLMARDASRDPSQRPHQRWLKHQAFMAELAQNKEWLEKIEKEGQQLMQDKPELAGSVQKKLNEIRQCWLELESTTQARARQLFEANKADQLVQSYVELDKRLLRLEDQLQAVGAGPDLASVSNQLKKLQSMESQVEEWYKEVGELQAQAAALPREAAGKEAVDEKQSAVGTRIVRLIEPLKERRRILLASKEVHQVSHDLEDELIWVQDRLPLAALQEHGSNLQTVQQFIKKNQALRRELQVHRPRVDEVLERAGAVAALKSPEAEAARRLRERLAAAWAQLQEQAERRQQALDAAYRLEQYYFDVAEVESWLGEQELLLMSEEKGKDEQSTLQLLKKHLMTEQTVENYEETIAQLSRQCRALLELGHPESEQVSRRQSQVDRLYVSLKDLVEERKAKLEQQYWLYQLSREVDELEHWIAEKEVVAGSPELGQDFEHVTLLQEKFMEFASETGSIGNERISAVNQMVDELIDYGHADAATIAEWKDGVNEAWADLLELMETRAQMLAASHELHKFFNDCKDVLSQIEEKRQRLPELAAREAKTSAGTLQRLLGAFEHDVEVLVAQVRQLQEGAAQLRTVYAGENAEAIAAREQEVLRAWKELLASCEECRLHVATAADKIRFAGTVRDLISWMDGIICQIGTGEKPRDVSSVEVLMNYHQGLKSEIEARGKSIAACLELGKTLVLAKSPAADEIKAHVEKLVAKKKEMTEKWDKHWEWLQQMLEVHQFAQEAVVADAWLTAQEPLLKSQELGNSVDEVEQLIRRHEAFRKAAAAWEERFSSLRRLTTIEKLKAEQSKQPATPLLGRKVFGDAGGEAGWRAAPLPRPALPERPELRAERPDLLRARLDGRPEPRVAYVRHELRPERLQPRLDRVAPGTPGDAGTAPEPPAAAPASPAPAPALAPVPAKVEAAAEAAAEAGEARPGRGEGLLERRRERRERRLERQESSEQEALRDGKAGGKATLADIVEQLQEKESTGPVPAPALPRERESPGRLPNGIDMLPERMPRPDRPRARDRPKPRRRPRPKEPGQAPGEARRSRSAPAQSSAPPPPPPTHTVQHEGFLFRKHELDGPNKKASNRSWVNLYCVLSKGDLGFYKDAKGQAAGSTHGGEPLLNLHNAASEVASDYKKKKNVFKLRTGDGSEFLLQAKDEEDMRSWLKALAACVQEHADIARWSQALLTTSSTDEGIPRREGDRRASTSARRK, from the exons ATGGCGGCCGTGGCGGCCGAGCTGGACAACATGGACGTGCAGCAGCAGAACAACAACAGCGCCTGGGAGAGCCCCGACCCCCGGGGCTGGGACgatgccgccgccaccgccaagCTCTTCGAGTGCTCCCGCATCAAAGCCCTGGCCG ACGAGCGGGACGCCGTGCAGAAGAAAACCTTCACCAAGTGGGTGAACTCGCACCTGGCCCGCGTGTCCTGCCGCATCACCGACCTCTACGCGGACCTGCGGGACGGCTACGTGCTCACCCGGCTCCTGGAGGTGCTCTCGGGGGAGCAGCTG CCCAAGCCGACACGGGGCCGGATGCGGATCCACTCCCTGGAGAACGTGGACAAGGCGCTGCAGTTCCTCAAGGAGCAGCGggtgcacctggagaacgtgggCTCCCATGACATCGTGGACGGCAACCACCGCCTCACCCTCGGCCTCATCTGGACCATCATCCTCCGCTTTCAG ATCCAGGTGATCAAAATCAAGACCGAGGACAACCGGGAGACGCGCTCGGCCAAGGACGCGCTGCTGCTCTGGTGCCAGATGAAGACGGCGGG GTACCCGGAGGTGAACATCCAAAACTTCACCACCAGCTGGAGGGACGGGCTGGCCTTCAACGCGCTCATCCACAAGCACAG GCCGGACCTCATCGACTTCCACAAGCTGACCAAGTCCAACGCCACCTACAACCTGCAGCAAGCCTTCAACACGGCCGAGCAGCAGCTGGGGCTCAGCAAGCTGCTGGACCCCGAGG ACGTCAACATGGAGGACCCCGATGAGAAGTCCATCATCACCTACGTGGTGTCCTTCTACCACTACTTCTCCAAGATGAAGGCGCTGGCCGTGGAGGGGAAGCGCATCGGGAAG GTGCTGGACCAGGCCATGGAGATCGAAGCCATCATCGAGCGCTACGAGGCGCTGGCGGCCGAGCTGCTGGCGTGGATCCAGCACACCATCACCATCATCAGCAACCAGAAGTTCGCCAACTCCCTGGCCggggtccagcagcagctccaagcCTTTACCGCCTTCTGCACCCTGGAGAAACCCGTCAA GTTCCAGGAGAAGGGGAACCTGGAGGTGCTGCTCTTCACCATCCAGAGCAAGCTGCGGGCCAACAACCGCAAGCTCTACGTGCCCAGCGAGGGGAAGAGCATCTCCGACATCAACAAG GCCTGGACCTGCCTGGAGAAGGCCGAGCACGAGCGGGAAGTGTCCCTGCGCAACGAGCTCATCCGGCAGGAGAAGCTGGAGCTCCTGGCCCAGCGCTTCGACCACAAGGCCGCGATGCGGGAGACGTGGCTGAACGAGAACCAGCGCCTGGTGTCGCAG GACAACTTCGGCTACGATCTGCCAGCGGTGGAGGCCGCCATGAAGAAGCACGAGGCCATCGAGGCCGACATCTCCTCCTACCAGGAGCGCATCCAGGTGGTGGTGGAGCTGGCCCTGGAGATGGAGTCCGAGGGCTACTACGACACCAAGCGCATCAGCGCCCAGAAGGACAACATCCTGCGGCAGTGGGGGCTGCTGACCGAGCTGGTCCGCGCCCGCCGGGCTCGCCTCGAGCAGAACCTGGCCCTCCAGAAGATCTTCCAGGAGATGGTCTACATGATCGACTGGATGGAGGAGATGCAG gtgctgctggtctCCAAGGATTTTGGGAAGCACCTGCTGGAGGTGGAGGACCTGCTGCAGAAGCACGGGCTGCTGGAGGCCGACATCTCCGCGCAGACCGAGCGGGTGCAGGCGCTCAACGCCGCCGCCCTCAAGTTCTCGGAGCTGGAGG GCTACCAGCCCTGCGACCCCCAGATCATCTGCAACCGGGTGAACCACGTCCAGACGTGCCTGGAGGAGCTGGGGGAGCTGGCGGGCAAGAGGcgcaaggagctggaggactcCCGCCAGCTCTGGGCCTTCTTCCAGGAGATGGAGGAGGCCGAGGCGTGGATCCGCGAGAAGGAGCAGATCCTGGCCGCCAAGACGTGCGGCCGGGACCTGAGCAGCGTGCTGACGCTGACCAGCAAGCACAAGACGATGCTGGGCGAGCTGGGCAGCCGGCGGGCGCTGCTGCACCAGACCATGAAGCGGGGGGAGCAGATCCTGGCCAAGAAGCGCTTCAGCCCCAGTGGGATCCAGGAGAAGATCCGGGAAGTGCGCCTGCGCTGGAAGAAGCTGGAGGAGGTGACGGGGCTGCACCAGCAGCGGCTGCAGGAGGCCCTGAACTTCTTCCAGTTCAGCGCCGAGACGGACGACCTGGTGGCCTGGCTGCAGGACACCTACCGCATCGTGTCCAGCGACGACTTCGGCCACGACGACTACTCCACCCAGGCGCTGCTGCGGAAGCACCGGGCCGTGGTGGAGGAGGTGGAGAAGCACCGGGCGGCCGTGCTGGCCCTCCGCAAGCAGCTGGCGCTGCTGGCGCCCGAGCACCAGCAGGGCGTCGACGTGCAGATCCGCATCGTGGAAGTGGAGCAGCTCTACGGGGAGGTGGCCGAGGTGGCCGTGctgcggcagcagtggctgcAGGACGCCCTGGCCGTCTACCGCATGTTCAGCGAGGTGCACGCCTGCGAGGTCTGGATCGACGAGAAGGAGCAGTGGCTGGAGAAGATGGAGGTGCCGGAGGAGCTGGACGACGTCGAGGTGGTGCAGCACAG GTTCGAGAGCCTGGACCAGGAGATGAACAGCGTCATGGGCCGGATCCTGGACGTGAACCAAGTGGTGCAGCAGCTGGTGGAGGGAGGCCACCCCAGCGCGGATGAGGTCCGCTCCTGCCAGGACCACCTCAACAGCAG GTGGAACCGGGTGGTGGAGCTGGTGGAGCGCAAGAAGGAGCAGCTGGGCGCCGTCCTCAAGATCCAGAACTACCTGCTGGAGTGCAGCGAGATCAAGGCGCAAGTGCGGGAGAAGCGGAAAGCCATCGAGGCGACGCAGTCGGGCGGCAGCGACCTGGGCGGCGTGCTGGCCTTGCAGCGGCGCCTCTCCACCATGGAGGCAGCCCTGGTGGTGCTGGAGCCGCGGCTGGTGGAGCTGCAGCAGGAGGGCGAAGTGCTGGCGGCCGCCCACCCGGCGCGGGCCCTGGAGATCCTGCTGCCCTTCGAGCAGATCAGCGAGGAGTGGGAGGCGCTGAAGCGGGCGCTGCAGGGCTGCGAGGACTCGCTCACCGTGGCCGGCCGCTTGCAGCAGTTCATCCAGGACCTGGACAACTTCCTCACCTGGCTGGTGAAGACGCAGGCGGCCGTGGCCGCCGAGGAGGTGCCCAGCAGCCTGGCCGACGCCGAGCAGCTGCTGAGCCAGCACGCGGCCCTCAAGGAGGAGATCAACGGCTACGAGGAGGACTACGCCAAGATCCAGGCGGTCAGCGACCTGCTGGCGCTGGAGGAGACGGAGATCCCCTACCTCTCGCTCCAGCAGTGGCTGCAGAAGCTGGACGCCGGCTGGAACAAGCTGCTGCAGACCTGGGAGACGCGCCGGGAGGTGCTGGTCCAGTCGCACGTCTTCCACCTCTTCCTCAGGGACGTCAAGCAGTGCGAAGCCTGCCTGTACAACCAG GAGTCCACCCTGGCCCACGCCGAGCTCCCCGACACCGTGGAAGCGGTGGGCAACGCCATCAAGAAGCACAAGGACTTCACCACCACCATGGACCTCAACCTGCAGAAGATCCAGCTGGCACTGCAAGCCGGCGAGAGCCTGCAGCGGCAGGGCAACCTCTACAGCGACCGAGTGGCCGAGAGGATGGAGGCCCTCCGCGCCAA GAGCCACCACAACTACCAGCTGGCTCAGGAGTGGATGCAACGGCTCAACGACCACCTGGAGctgcagcagtttctgcaggacTGCCACGAG cTGGATGGCTGGATCGGCGAGAAGGTGCTGATGGCGCGGGACGCGTCCCGAGACCCGAGCCAGCGGCCGCACCAGCGCTGGCTCAAGCACCAGGCGTTCATGGCCGAGCTGGCGCAGAATAAAGAGTGGCTGGAGAAGATCGAGAAG GAGGGGCAGCAGCTGATGCAGGACAAGCCGGAGCTGGCCGGCTCCGTGCAGAAGAAGCTGAACGAGATCCGGCAGTGCTGGCTGGAGCTGGAGAGCACGACCCAGGCCCGGGCACGGCAGCTCTTCGAGGCCAACAAGGCCGACCAGCTGGTGCAGAGCTATGTGGAGCTGGACAAGCGCCTGCTGCGCCTGGAGGACCAGCTGCAAGCAGTGGGCGCCGGGCCCGACCTGGCCAGCGTCAGCAACcagctgaagaagctgcag AGCATGGAGTCGCAGGTGGAGGAGTGGTACAAGGAGGTGGGCGAGCTGCAGGCGcaggcggccgcgctgccccgcgagGCCGCCGGCAAGGAGGCGGTGGACGAGAAGCAGAGCGCCGTGGGCACCCGCATCGTCCGCCTCATCGAGCCGCTCAAGGAGCGGCGGCGGATCCTGCTGGCCTCCAAGGAGGTGCACCAAGTCAGCCACGACCTGGAGGACGAGCTG ATCTGGGTGCAGGACCGGCTGCCCCTGGCCGCCCTGCAGGAGCACGGCAGCAACCTGCAGACGGTGCAGCAGTTCATCAAGAAGAACCAG gCGCTGCGCCGGGAGCTGCAGGTGCACCGGCCCCGCGTGGACGAGGTGCTGGAGCGGGCGGGCGCCGTGGCCGCCCTCAAGAGCCCcgaggcggaggcggcgcggcggctgcgcGAGCGCCTGGCGGCCGCCTGggcccagctgcaggagcaggcgGAGCGGCGGCAGCAGGCGCTGGACGCCGCGTACCGCCTGGAGCAGTACTACTTCGACGTGGCCGAGGTGGAGTCCTGGCTGggcgagcaggagctgctgctgatgagcgaggagaaggggaag gacgaGCAGAGCACCCTGCAGCTCCTCAAGAAGCACCTGATGACGGAGCAGACGGTGGAGAACTACGAGGAGACCATCGCCCAGCTCTCCCGGCAGTGCCGGGCGCTGCTGGAGCTGGGGCACCCCGAGAG CGAACAGGTCAGCAGGCGGCAGTCGCAGGTTGACCGGCTGTACGTGTCTCTGAAGGACCTGGTGGAGGAGCGCAAGGCCAAGCTGGAGCAGCAGTACTGGCTCTACCAGCTCAGCCGCGAGGTGGACGAGCTGGAGCACTGGATCGCCGAGAAGGAGGTGGTGGCCGGCTCCCCGGAGCTGGGGCAGGACTTCGAGCACGTCACG ctgctgcaggagaaGTTCATGGAGTTTGCCAGCGAGACCGGCAGCATCGGCAACGAGCGGATCTCGGCCGTGAACCAGATGGTGGACGAGCTGATCGACTACGGGCACGCGGACGCGGCCACCATCGCTGAGTGGAAGGACGGGGTGAACGAGGCCTGGGCCGACCTGCTGGAGCTGATGGAGACGCGGGCCCAGATGCTGGCGGCCTCGCACGAGCTGCACAAGTTCTTCAACGACTGCAAGGACGTGCTGTCGCAGATCGAGGAGAAGCGGCAGCGGCTGCCCGAGCTGGCGGCCCGCGAGGCCAAGACCTCGGCTGGCACCTTGCAGCGCCTGCTCGGCGCCTTCGAGCACGACGTGGAGGTGCTGGTGGCGCAG GTGCGGCAGCTGCAGGAGGGGGCGGCGCAGCTGCGGACGGTCTACGCCGGGGAGAACGCCGAGGCCATCGCCGCGCGGGAGCAGGAGGTGCTGCGCGCCTGGAAGGAGCTGCTGGCCTCCTGCGAGGAGTGCCGGCTCCACGTGGCCACCGCCGCCGACAAGATCCGCTTCGCCGGCACCGTGCGCGACCTCATCTCCTGGATGGACGGCATCATCTGCCAGATCGGCACCGGCGAGAAGCCCAG GGACGTCTCCTCCGTGGAGGTGCTCATGAACTACCACCAGGGCCTCAAGAGCGAGATCGAAGCCCGCGGCAAGAGCATCGCCGCCTGCCTGGAGCTGGGCAAGACCCTGGTGCTCGCCAAGAGCCCCGCGGCCGACGAG ATCAAAGCCCACGTGGAGAAGCTGGTGGCCAAGAAGAAGGAGATGACGGAGAAGTGGGACAAGCACTGGGAATGGCTGCAGCAGA TGCTGGAGGTGCACCAGTTCGCCCAGGAGGCGGTGGTGGCCGACGCGTGGCTCACGGCCCAGGAGCCGCTGCTGAAGAGCCAGGAGCTGGGCAACAGCGTGGACgaggtggagcagctcatccgGCGGCACGAGGCTTTCCGCAAGGCGGCCGCCGCCTGGGAGGAGCGCTTCAGCTCCCTGCGGCGCCTCACCACG ATCGAGAAGCTgaaggcagagcagagcaagcagccGGCGACGCCGCTCCTGGGCCGCAAGGTGTTCGGGGacgccggcggggaggcgggctggcgggcggccccgctgccgcggccgGCGCTGCCGGAGCGCCCCGAGCTGCGGGCCGAGCGGCCGGACCTGCTGCGCGCCCGCCTGGACGGCCGGCCCGAGCCCCGCGTCGCCTACGTGCGCCACGAGCTGCGGCCCGAGCGGCTGCAGCCCCGGCTGGACCGCGTCGCCCCGGGGACGCCCGGGGACGCCGGCACGGCCCCTgagcccccggccgccgcgccagcctcaccggcaccggcaccggcactggCACCGGTGCCGGCCAAGGTGGAGGCGGCAGCGGAGGCAGCGGCGGAGGCCggggaggccaggccaggccgtgGCGAGGGGCTGCTGGAGAGGCggcgggagcgccgggagcgccggctGGAGCGGCAGGAGTCCAGCGAGCAGGAGGCGCTGCGCGACGGCAAGGCGGGCGG CAAGGCCACGCTGGCCGACATcgtggagcagctgcaggagaaggagtcGACCGGCCCCGTCCCGGCACCAGCCCTG ccccgggagcGGGAAtcccccggccgcctgcccaacGGCATCGACATGCTACCGGAGAGGATGCCGCGTCccgaccggccccgcgcccgcgacCGGCCCaagccccggcggcgcccgcggcccaAGGAGCCGGGCCAGgcgccgggggaggcgcggcggtcGCGGTCGGCCCCGGCGCAgagcagcgccccgccgccgccgccccccacccACACCGTGCAGCACGAGGGCTTCCTCTTCCGCAAGCACGAGCTCGACGGGCCCAACAAGAAGGCGTCCAACAG
- the SERTAD1 gene encoding SERTA domain-containing protein 1 yields MLAKGVKRKHGEMEAEEPAAPAAGAAPAPAAPSDSLFNISMLKLHQSLRHVEPNLRYLVLVANTLRRIQDQMPAEAEGPLPPGCPPAGPEPPAGPGAASAPDCRDGGNRLPAPEDELLLSSWDAPLSGALEGAEALGGGGGTPGPAQPEDEAPAGLRDGAPEPGGRPDAARPPHPFFGSLELLGSSGSLLEDSLEGIFEDIDTSMYDCDVWSPTSLAGFKAFSGADEEGEDGGRLDMDDLDYLMDVLVGTHAL; encoded by the coding sequence ATGCTGGCCAAGGGCGTGAAGCGGAAGCATGGCGAGATGGAGGCCGAGGAGCCGGCGGCacccgccgccggggcggccccggcccccgccgccccctccgacTCCCTCTTCAACATCTCCATGCTGAAGCTGCACCAGAGCCTGCGGCACGTGGAGCCCAACCTGCGCTACCTCGTCCTGGTGGCCAACACCCTCCGGCGCATCCAGGACCAGATGCCGGCGGAGGCCGAGGGGCCGctgccccccggctgcccccctgccggccccgagcccccggccggccccggcgccgcctccgcTCCGGACTGCAGGGACGGCGGCAACCGGCTCCCGGCGCCCGAGGACgagctgctgctctccagctgggacGCTCCGCTCTCGGGCGCGCTGGAGGGCGCGGaggcgctcggcggcggcggcggcaccccgGGGCCCGCGCAGCCCGAGGACGAGGCGCCGGCGGGGCTGCGGgacggggcgccggagccgggggGCCGGCCGGACGCCGCGCGGCCCCCGCACCCCTTCTTCGGCTCCCTGGAGCTGCTCGGCTCCAGCGGCTCGCTGCTGGAGGACAGCCTGGAGGGCATCTTCGAGGACATCGACACCTCCATGTACGACTGCGACGTCTGGTCCCCCACCAGCCTGGCCGGCTTCAAAGCCTTCTCCGGGGCGGACGAGGAGGGCGAGGACGGGGGCCGGCTGGACATGGACGACTTGGACTACCTGATGGACGTGCTGGTGGGCACCCACGCGCTCTga